The following DNA comes from Cellulomonas soli.
GCCGTGGCCCCGGGGGTGACGTCCTGGTCGAGGTGGGGCCCCTGGGCCGCCTCGCCACCCTCGGCCGCCTCGGCGCTCGCGGCCACGCGGGCGACCGGCTGCGGTGCGCCGCGGCGGGTCGCGAGCGCGTCCCGGTAGGTGTCGACGACCTGCGGCCCGACGCTCTCCACGTCGAACTGCCGGGCCTGGGCGAGCTGGCGCCGCCGGACCGCCTCCGGGCGTCGCGGTCCGGCGATGCGCTCGGCGAGCAGGCGGGCGAACGCCGGGACGTCCTGCGTCGGCACGAGGTGGTCGGTGAGCGGCCCCAGGACCGCCCGGTAGCCGGCGTTGTCGCCGGCCAGCACGACGCCGTGCGTGGCAGCCAGGGCCTCGACGACGCTGATCCCGAAGCTCTCGCCGCCCAGGCTGGGCAGGGCAACCACGTCGGCGTCGGCCAGCATCCGGGCCTTGTCGTCCTCGGCGACGAACCCCGGGAAGTCCACGACGCCCTCGAGGCCCTCGTCGCGCACGAAGTCGCGCAGGTCGTCCAGCAGCGGGCCACGGCCGGCGATCGTCACCCGGAACGGCACGTCGGTGAGGTGCTCGCGACGGATCGTCGCGACCGCCCGCAGCAGGTGCGGGGCGCCCTTGCGCTCGACGAGGCGTCCGAGGAACAGCACGTGCACGGGACCGTCCTGCGGGTGCGCAGCCGCGTCGGTGACGAACGCGTCGACGGCGACCGGGTTCGGCACGACGTGGGCGTCGAACCCGAACGCGTCGCGGCCGAACTCCCGGGCGGGCTCGGACACGGCGAGCATCCGGTCGAACCGTCGCAGCTGGCGTCGCTGCGCGAGGCCCATCAGGCGGGCGCCGAGAGCGATCGCGGGCCCGGCCGGAACGATGTGGAACGTGCCCACGACGGCGGTCGTGGCGGGCACGCGGGTGACGAGGCGGCCGGCCATGAGCGGGCTGCACGGCATGGCGACGTGCACGACGTCCAGCGCCAGGTCGTCGAGCACCGAGCGCAGCTCGCGGTCCCGGGTGAACGTCGGCGTGCTCAGCGCGTTGCCGTTGGCCCGCACCGCGACGGACCGCCCGATCCGGTGCAGCTGCGGCAGGTCCGTCCGGGTGGTCGACGGGGCGACGTAGTGCACGTCGTGGCCCTGGGAGGTGAGCCAGCGCCCGAGGGTGAGGACGTGCTGCTGGACACCGTCGGGCCGGTCGAGGGAGTCGTCCAGCACGAGAGCGACGCTCAGGGGCTCCATCGCGTCAGGCACCTGACGCCGTGCAGCAGGCACCCGCGTGCGCGACCCGGCCCGTGGTGGGCGGACGGTGTGACCTCATCCCGACTCCTTCTCCGGCCACGGCGCCGTCGGCAGCGCGTTCGGTGACCAGTCTTCGCAAGTCGGTCTCGCCTGTCGTCAGCCCAGCGACGTGGTGCGGATACCGTACCCGCGGTACCGGCCGCGCGGGGGTGACGTCCGCCCCGGATGTGCTCAGCGCGGGGGCGGCTCGTCGCCGTGGATCAGCCGTTCGAGCGGCAGCAGCGCCGCGCCGACCGCCACCGTGTCGCCGCCGAACGTCGCCGGGAGCAGCGTGAACTGGCCACCCGGTCGGGCCAGTGAGCTCGCGCGGACGGCCGCCTCGATGCGTGGGCCGAGCGTCGGCATGAGGCGCAGGCCGACCCATCCGCCGATGACGATCCGCTGCGGGTTGGTGAGGTTGACCAGGCTGCCCAGGGCGGGTCCGAGGGTGTCGACGACGTCGTCGACCACGGCCGTCGCCCCGGGTTCGCCTCGTTCGGCGGCGTCGACCAGCTCGCCGAGGGCACGCCACCCGGAGCCCTCGAACCGGGCGCCGGTACGGGACCAGGCGTCGAGGATCGCGTCGGCGCCGACATAGGCCTCGAGGCAGCCGTGGCCTCCGCACCGGCACGCTCGACCGGCGCGCTCCACCTTGGTGTGCCCCCACTCGCTGGCGCTGCTGTGCGCCCCCTGCTGGAGCACGCCGTCGACGACCATGCCGAGGCCGACGCCGCGGCCCAGCAGCACGACCAGGGCGTGCCGCACGCCTCGCGCGGCGCCGAACCACTGCTCGGCCTTCGCGAGCGTCTTGGCGCCGTTGTCGGCGACGACCCCCGGGTGCCCCGGCACCAGGTCGGTGATCGGCACGGGGTCCCAGCCCAGGCTCTGCGCGTACAGCACCTGCCGGCCGTCGGGGTCGGTCTCGACGATGCCGGGCAGCCCGAGGCCGATCCCGGCCAGACGGGTCCACGCCTCGGGGTTGCGCTCCTCGAGCGCGGCGAGCGCCTCGGTCAGGTCGCGACCGATCATGTCGGGCAGCTCCTCGGCGTGCCCGCCGCGGAACTCGCGGTCGACGCGCCGCATGCGCAGGTCGAACAGCTCCACGGCGACGCCTCGCTCGCCGACGTCGGCCCCCACCAGGTAGGCGCCGTCGGGTCGGGGGGCGACGAGCGTGATCGGGCGGCCGCCCTGCGAGGAGACGGTGCCCACCTCCTCGACGAGACCCTCCTCGACCAGCTCGGTGACGAGGTTCGTCGCGGAGGCGAGCGAGAGCCCGCAGTCCCGGGCGATGTCCGCGCGCGAGGTCTCGCCTGCCAGGACGACGTGGGTGAGCACGAGGGCCCTGTTGTGACGGCGCAGCGAGGTCACGGTGGCCCGCCGGGGTGCGAGGGCCGCGGCACGCCGCAAGGGCAGGTCGGGGGTCGTCACAGCAGGTCACCGGGGTGCCGGGCGTCGCGCAGGTGGAGCGTGGCGAGCGCGGTCGGGCCGGTGGCCGTGACCCGCAGCCCGCGCTCGACGCGCTCGACCCGCACGGCGGCGGGTGCCCCCGCGGGGCCCGTGGCCCGCACGCGCGACGGCTCCACGTCGCCCTCGAGCTCGTACTCGAGCCAGTCGCCGGTGTCGAGCTCCACCATGAGCTCCTCCTCGGGCGCGTAGGGCCGTCCGTCGGTCTGCTGGAACGGGTTCTCGGGGTGCGCGCCGTCGGTCGTGAAGCGCATCGGCACCGGGTCATCCTCCCGGATGCCGGGCAGCGTCCGCTGCCGGGAGGTCGCGAACGACACCCCGGCACCCCGGAACCCGAAGCCCCATGCGGGCACCCGGGCGGGGGAGCAGCCGGTGGCGGCCGCGACGACGTCCGGCTGCCAGACGGCGTGCTCGAACCGCATCGCCTCCAGCAGGTCGTCGAGGACCCGGCGGGCCGCCGCGGGGTCGATCGCCGCACCGCCCTCGGCGGCCTCGACGATCCGTGACCAGCCCTCCGGTGCGGTGACCGACACGGGGGAGGTGCGGGTGTCGACCTTCTTCCACGGCCACAGGTTCCAGCCGATGCCCTCGGACTCGTAGAGCCGGAACGCGGTGTAGATCCACTCGAGGGTGTTCTCGCCGCCCTCGCCCATGTACACCGGCAGGCCCAGCTCGTCGCGGGTGCGCAGGTAGCGGGCGATGCTCGGGCGGTCGGGCGAGGACCAGTACTTGTGGAACTGCAGCAGCGAGTTCTCGTCCCACACCCGGGTGAACACGTCCCAGTTCGTCGCCCAGTGCGAGCCCTCGTAGACGATCAGGTGGTCGGGGTCGGCCCGGCGGATCTCGGTCGTCAGGTCGCGGTAGAGGTCCACCAGCTCGTCGGCGTACCGGTGCTGCCACTCGTGCGGCAGGGGTTCGTTGAGCAGGTCGTAGCCCAGCACGGTCGTCTCGCCGGCGTACCGCTCGGCCAGGTCGCGCCACAGGCGCAGCGTGCGCTCGCGGTAGGTGGCGTCCATGAACAGCTCCGGAAGCCCGCGCGGGGAGTCGTCGATGTTCGTGCCCGTCTGCCCGCCGGGTGCTCCGTGCAGGTCGAGCAGCACCCACAGCCGGTGCGTCCGGCACCACCCGATGAGCCGGTCGAGCAGGACCAGCCCGTCCTCGCGGGGTCGCCCGTCGGGGTGCTGGACGACCCGGGCGTTGATGGGCACCCGGACGTGGTCGAACCCGGCGGCGGCGATCGCTGCGACGTCCTTCTCGGTGAGGAACGCATCGCGGAAGCGCGGCCAGAACTCGGCGCCGTAGTCCGCACCGGCGAGGCGGTCGACCAGGGCCTCGATCTGCCGGGGGGACTGCGCGCCCGGGCCGAAGCGCCACATGTAGCCCTCGGGCAGCAACCAGTTGCCCAGCCCGATGCCCCGCAGCAGCAGCTCGTTCCCGGCGCCGTCGACCAGCTGCCCGTCCTGGGCGTGCACGAAGCCACCGAGGTGGGCGGGACGGCGGGTGAAGTGGACGTCGGCGGTGGTGGTCACGAGGGGCTCCTGGGTCACTTGAGGCCGGAGAGCGCGAAGCCCTGCACGACGTAGCGCTGGAAGACGACGAAGACGACGAGGACCGGGACGACCATCACGGAGGCGGCGGCCATCTGCAGCGGCGGGTCGACCGCGATCTGCTGGTTGAGCAGGGACAGCCCGACGGACAGCGTGTAGAGGCGCTGGTCGCCGGCGATGACCAGCGGCCACAGGAAGCTGTTCCAGCCGGCGATGAACGTCAGCACGGCCTGCACCGCGAGGATCGGCTTGGACAGCGGCAGCACGATCTGGGCGAAGAGCCGGACCTCGCCCGCGCCGTCGAGCCGGGCAGCCTCCATCGTCTCGGTGGGGATGGTGGTCATGAACTGCCGGAACAGGAAGATGCTGAACCCGCTGACCAGCGTCGGCAGCGCGATGCCGAGCAGCGTGTTCGTCAGCTGCAGGCTGTTGAGGATCAGGTAGGTCGGGATCATCGTGACCTGCACCGGGATCATCAGCGTGGCCAGCACGAGGAAGAACAGCGCCTTCTTGCCGCGGAACTCGAACTTCGCGAACGCGTAGCCGGCCATCGCCATGAGCAGGAGGCCGACGGCACCGATCAGCACGACGGCCACGGTGTTGACCAGGTACCGGCCGAAGTCGAGCTCGGTGAACAGCCGGACGTAGCTGTCGACGGTCGGGTCGCGGGGGATCAGCGAGGGCGGCGGGGTGATCGACTCCCGCTGGCTCTTGACCGACCCGCTGAGCATCCACAGCAGCGGGAACGCGGTCAGGACGGCGCCGCAGGTCAGGGCGGTGAGCACGAGCACGTTCAGGGTGCGGCGCGAGGAGGGGTCCGTGCGTCGCCGGGCCGGGGCGCTCGGACTCGGGGTGCGTGTCCGCCGGGCGCTCGGGGTGGGTGCCACGGTGGTCTCAGTACTCGACATCGGCCTTCCTCACCCGCAGCTGGACGACGGTGACGACCGCGATGATCGCGAACAGGACGAGCGATCCGGC
Coding sequences within:
- a CDS encoding glycosyltransferase family 4 protein — translated: MEPLSVALVLDDSLDRPDGVQQHVLTLGRWLTSQGHDVHYVAPSTTRTDLPQLHRIGRSVAVRANGNALSTPTFTRDRELRSVLDDLALDVVHVAMPCSPLMAGRLVTRVPATTAVVGTFHIVPAGPAIALGARLMGLAQRRQLRRFDRMLAVSEPAREFGRDAFGFDAHVVPNPVAVDAFVTDAAAHPQDGPVHVLFLGRLVERKGAPHLLRAVATIRREHLTDVPFRVTIAGRGPLLDDLRDFVRDEGLEGVVDFPGFVAEDDKARMLADADVVALPSLGGESFGISVVEALAATHGVVLAGDNAGYRAVLGPLTDHLVPTQDVPAFARLLAERIAGPRRPEAVRRRQLAQARQFDVESVGPQVVDTYRDALATRRGAPQPVARVAASAEAAEGGEAAQGPHLDQDVTPGATAGAHAG
- a CDS encoding ROK family protein, with the protein product MTTPDLPLRRAAALAPRRATVTSLRRHNRALVLTHVVLAGETSRADIARDCGLSLASATNLVTELVEEGLVEEVGTVSSQGGRPITLVAPRPDGAYLVGADVGERGVAVELFDLRMRRVDREFRGGHAEELPDMIGRDLTEALAALEERNPEAWTRLAGIGLGLPGIVETDPDGRQVLYAQSLGWDPVPITDLVPGHPGVVADNGAKTLAKAEQWFGAARGVRHALVVLLGRGVGLGMVVDGVLQQGAHSSASEWGHTKVERAGRACRCGGHGCLEAYVGADAILDAWSRTGARFEGSGWRALGELVDAAERGEPGATAVVDDVVDTLGPALGSLVNLTNPQRIVIGGWVGLRLMPTLGPRIEAAVRASSLARPGGQFTLLPATFGGDTVAVGAALLPLERLIHGDEPPPR
- a CDS encoding glycoside hydrolase family 5 protein, which codes for MTTTADVHFTRRPAHLGGFVHAQDGQLVDGAGNELLLRGIGLGNWLLPEGYMWRFGPGAQSPRQIEALVDRLAGADYGAEFWPRFRDAFLTEKDVAAIAAAGFDHVRVPINARVVQHPDGRPREDGLVLLDRLIGWCRTHRLWVLLDLHGAPGGQTGTNIDDSPRGLPELFMDATYRERTLRLWRDLAERYAGETTVLGYDLLNEPLPHEWQHRYADELVDLYRDLTTEIRRADPDHLIVYEGSHWATNWDVFTRVWDENSLLQFHKYWSSPDRPSIARYLRTRDELGLPVYMGEGGENTLEWIYTAFRLYESEGIGWNLWPWKKVDTRTSPVSVTAPEGWSRIVEAAEGGAAIDPAAARRVLDDLLEAMRFEHAVWQPDVVAAATGCSPARVPAWGFGFRGAGVSFATSRQRTLPGIREDDPVPMRFTTDGAHPENPFQQTDGRPYAPEEELMVELDTGDWLEYELEGDVEPSRVRATGPAGAPAAVRVERVERGLRVTATGPTALATLHLRDARHPGDLL
- a CDS encoding carbohydrate ABC transporter permease, yielding MSSTETTVAPTPSARRTRTPSPSAPARRRTDPSSRRTLNVLVLTALTCGAVLTAFPLLWMLSGSVKSQRESITPPPSLIPRDPTVDSYVRLFTELDFGRYLVNTVAVVLIGAVGLLLMAMAGYAFAKFEFRGKKALFFLVLATLMIPVQVTMIPTYLILNSLQLTNTLLGIALPTLVSGFSIFLFRQFMTTIPTETMEAARLDGAGEVRLFAQIVLPLSKPILAVQAVLTFIAGWNSFLWPLVIAGDQRLYTLSVGLSLLNQQIAVDPPLQMAAASVMVVPVLVVFVVFQRYVVQGFALSGLK